In Streptomyces sp. SID8374, one genomic interval encodes:
- a CDS encoding siderophore-interacting protein, with translation MGHGWEGVVLKLFRGRDFTFTVTGAEQVTDRFRRVHVTDGGLLAATGGAHPTMWVRLWFEKDGKPHQRAYTLVDPDPEAGTFSLEFALHEGPACDWAKAAEAGDTIDATLQGTGFTLPGPAPKRLFVIGDPAALPAINSLLDAIPETPATIWFESSDEEDRKLPFRLDETHHTLHHVERREGGAHLVAEVKAALPGLLGEDHTDAYVWVACDTSTTRTLSAYLRKELGLPKDRVNALGYWRP, from the coding sequence GTGGGTCATGGCTGGGAAGGCGTCGTTCTCAAACTGTTCCGGGGGCGGGATTTCACGTTCACCGTGACCGGCGCCGAGCAAGTCACCGACCGGTTCCGGCGGGTGCACGTGACCGATGGAGGGCTGCTGGCCGCGACCGGCGGGGCGCACCCCACGATGTGGGTGCGGCTCTGGTTCGAGAAGGACGGCAAGCCGCATCAGCGCGCCTACACCCTGGTCGACCCGGACCCCGAGGCCGGCACCTTCAGTCTGGAATTCGCCCTCCACGAGGGCCCCGCCTGCGACTGGGCGAAAGCGGCCGAGGCAGGCGACACGATCGACGCGACGCTCCAGGGCACCGGCTTCACCCTGCCCGGCCCGGCGCCGAAGCGGCTCTTCGTGATCGGTGACCCGGCCGCGCTCCCCGCGATCAACTCACTGCTGGACGCCATCCCGGAGACCCCGGCGACCATCTGGTTCGAGTCCTCGGACGAGGAGGACCGGAAACTGCCGTTCCGCCTCGACGAGACCCACCACACCCTGCACCACGTGGAGCGCCGCGAGGGCGGTGCGCACCTGGTCGCCGAGGTGAAGGCGGCCCTGCCGGGGCTGCTGGGCGAGGACCACACGGACGCGTACGTCTGGGTCGCCTGCGACACGTCGACCACCCGGACCCTGTCGGCGTACCTCCGCAAGGAGCTGGGCCTGCCCAAGGACCGGGTGAACGCGCTGGGTTACTGGCGGCCGTAA